ACGGGCGGTCGAATCAAGCATGCGGTACGCGTCGTCGCTGGAAAAGGCTTCTTGATGCGCCCAGCGTTTGCGGTGCTCGCGCAGTTCGCTGACGATGCTGCTCTCGGCAAAGCCCAGGGTTTTGCGGAAGACAAGGTTCCAGCCTTCCCACATCAGCTTGAGCAGCGCGGCTGCGTCCCACTGCGCTATCGGCTTGTTCATCTGCAGCAACCGATCATCGGCCGCGAGCCGGGTGACCAAGCCGCGCGCTTCCTCATCGGAAAGCGTTTTCATTTCGCGTTCGATAAATGGGCTGAGTCCCTGGCGCAGCGCTTCCAGCGCTTTGCCGACGCGTTCGTTGTTGGTGATGGCCATTAATCAACTCCCAGAGGTTGTTTCCCAGATACATTGAAATTGCAATTGCTCATGACAAGAATCCTTGCTATCTTTCTGCCGCCACTCCGTCGCAGCCACTTTGAAACAGGAGATAAAGACATGTCAACGATTGAAAACCTCACACTTTCGGAGCTGCAGAACCTGCTGCAAACTCTGCAACTGCCGCCGGAAACACGTTTAACCGTGAAATTCGAAAATGCGCAATCCGTTGAAAGGGCATTGAAACGGCAAAAAGCCCTTGCCGCCATGCAGAAACTCAAAGGATCGGGCAACGGCGATCTGGTTGCCGCTCTCCTGGCAGAACGGGAAAAGGAAGCCTTATTGTGAACCAATACGTTTTAGATACTTCTGCCCTCCTGAGCTTTATCGAAGACGAAGAGGGCTCGAATGAAGTGGAAAGCTTGCTGCAGAAAGCGCTTGATGACGAAGCCGTGCTTTACATTTCCACGGTCAGTTGCATCGAGGTGTTCTATGTTACCTGGCAGCAACAGGGAAAAGAGGTTGCGACGGAACGCTTGCGGCTGATCGACGATCTCATGCTCATACAAGAACCTGTCGACAGCCAGATCACCAAGGTCGTCGGTGAAATCAAAGCGACAAAGACCATGTCATTTGCCGACTGTTGCATTGCCGGATTGGCAAAATTCAAACAGGCTACTCTGGTACACAAGGATCCGGAGTATGAACAAATCGAGCATGAAATCAAGCAACTCAAGTTACCCTACAAACCGAAGAAACAACCGAACTAAAAGTTGTGGGCTAACTCTGGCGTTCGGAACTTTAAAATCTCTCCGGCCCCGGCCGCATTTCATTCCGCCAGCCTAATCTTTGCCAAAAATACTTGTTTGCTCCGCCTGTGGTTTACCGCCATCGCGCGCCAGCCGCATAATCTCCGGCCAGCTTTGCACCAGCGCGTTGTACGACAACGCCTCCGCAGCGCGCTTCTTGCGCTCGCAAATGGTGTAAAGGCGGTAAGCCAGCTCGCGCGCGACCTCGGCTTTGCCGCCCAGCCTCGCTGCCAGCACTGCGGCTGCGCCTTCGCCTCCGGATTCAAGTGAGCGAATGAGTTGATGCACCATTTCCCACGCCGTCAGGCGCGCGTCGTTTGCCGGATCCCAATTAGTGGGCAACTCGCTCGGCTTGAGCAGCCGCACTTTGCCGCGGCTCGATTTGAGAATTCCCGCCTCGGCCATGCCGGCGACGCTGGTGTTCTTGGCACGCGCCAGCACGTCGGCCACACCGAATTCGCCTTCATCGAAGCCCGATTGTTCGAACCAGGCGAGGGCAAAGCGGCTGTCCGCATCGAAATCGCCTTCCTGCTCGGCGAGAACTTCGTCGAGCGTTTGATTGATGAGCGCCAGCGCCTCACGCACCGTCAGTGGCTTGCCTTCGGCATCGAGCACTTTGGCGTAGCGGGTGTAGACGGCCATGCCGGGTCCGATGGCGGCTTGCGCGAGATCCACCGGCGCAATACCCGAGACCGCCGGGATCGCGACCGTCCCGGTCGCCTCTGCATTCCGGCGAGACGCCGGTGTTCCCGGCGACTTCCTCAGACCTTGCAGTCGCCGAAGCGCTTCGGGCAATTCGTTCTTAAGTGCAGTAAGAAACTCGCGCCGTGTGGCGGTAGTAGCATTTTCCGCGCGCTTGCGGCAGACGAGGACTATGCTGGAGGCGAGGGCGTTGGTGCCTGAGCCAATCATGCGGTTGCTCAGTTCCGTGCGCATCGGCCAAGTGCCACTGACAGCAAAGCCGGCACGGATCACCGCGTCCAGGAATGTTTCCCAACCTGTGCTGGAGGTACCTTCTGCGCTTTCGGTTTCAGATTGCTTGAAAGCATAGTAAATGGTAACCGGAAATTGCGGATGCGCTTGCTCAGCGAGGCGATGCATTGCTTGCGTCATACCATCAAGAAAGAAGCTTTCCGCTTTTTCCTTGCTACCGTGACGATAGGGTGTCGCGACTAGTTCTTCAGCTTTGGGAACGGCCACCGTGGCAAAAAGCTCTTGGAAAAGTGGTTGTAGCGAACGACGAAGCCAAACATAGAAAAAATCCGAAAGGTCGGCGTAGCCAATGTTGTCGTAATATGGTGGGTCAGTGGAAACGATTCTATCCTTACTCAAGAGCTGAATTGAGGCATCAGCTTGTTGTGAGTATCCGCGCGTTTGTGCCGGAGTCGTTTCAGCAGCTTTCCAAGTCCAATCAACCATCGCCATGAAATTCCCTGTCGAGTCACAAAGCGGATTGGCTTCGGTGTAGTCCCACACCATTGGAATAGCTTGACGACCAAATGTATTTCGCATTTTTTCGCCTGAGGTATGCCAACTGCAAATCGCCGACCAATAATCACTACATTTGTCTACTACAAACCCCAAATACACCCCCACAGCCTCCGCGTAAGTTTTTGCTCCAACACCACCATCGTTTAGCCCTACGCCATCATCGGGCAACCCGGCTGCAATGGCATCGCGCTTCACCTGCTCGCGCGCTTCCTGCACCAAATCAGAGAAGGTCGTCAGCGCCACAAGTTGGCGGGGGGTGAAGAGGTCGCCCCACGACGTAAGTCCGTATGGCGTACAGTTACCACCCGTCATTCGGGTCGCAATCTCGCCTTCGGGCCGCCAAGTTGGTTTCGCTTTTTGCGCAACTTCCTCATGCTCGGGCGTCGGGGAAAGATAGACTCGCCCGCGATCACCCTCGGCCACAATCGCCATCAAGCGCGCGCCCATGCGCTTAGCTTTACCCTCGGCCTTAATATAGTCGCCAGAGATTGGAGTTCCCGACATTATGCAACGAAAATTTGCACGCGCCAGTTTGGTTCCATTTTTCGCCGCCTCAACATCCTTCGGCTTGCCCACCTTCACGGTGAAGCGATAACCTGGGAGCGCAGACGTCCCGTCTGCATTTCTCTCGTCTGCGTTTGCATTTTGCAGGCCGGAGGCCTGCGTTCCCGGCGTTCCCAGAATCACCGGCTCGACATACGCTTCCTTGCCCGGCTTGGTGGAGAGCATGAAAGTGGAAGCCAGCGGCACATCCACATGCGCGAAGGCTGGGTTCGGGCTTTTTACGGTGCGCGCCCAGAGCCAGGCAATCACAGTCAGCTTCTTGCCCACCAGCGGCTTCAAGTCCGGCCGTTCCTTTGCCATCTCGGCAGTGATCTCAATCTTGGGATAAAGATGGCCGATGCGTTTCTCCGCCTCGTCGCGCATCCACTTGCCGTAGTAGCGCACATCTTCGGCCAAGCCTTGCGCCCCGCGCCAAAAGCCTGGGAACACTGGCGTCCCGCCGGTATCCGGGACCGCCGGCGTCCCGCCGGTATCCGGGACCGCCGGCGTCCCGCCGGCATCGCTTTTCCTACCTCCCCATGCGCTGCTCCATCGCCATTCATCCGCCTCCGCGACCAGCCGAGCCTTTACCGGATTATTTTCGATATAAGCAACCGCATTCTGATAATGCTGTTCATCACGGATAAAACGGTCGAAGTATTCCCGCATCCAAAATTCGCCGGACCGGCCCAAGAGTTCGTTGGCGCGATGCGCAGTAAAAGACTTCCAGGAATGAAGAATGCTATCCAACCCCCAGCCCTCGAAGGTCTCGATCATCGCATGCACGTGGTTGGGCATGATACACCAGGCGATGAGCCGGTAGCGTTGTCCGTCGAAGTGAAGCAGCGCGTCTTCAACCAGTTTGGCGATGCGCTCATCACGCAGCCAGCAGGCGCCGTGTCCGGCGTCTTCGTATTTGTCGATGCGTTTGCGCAGCTCGACAGCGCGGCTGTCCGTGGCGGGAAGGCCTTTAATCCAATGCAGCTCCTGTTCCCACTTTGCGATGACTGATTCCGGCACGGCATCGGCCAGGCGGAAGCTGAGGGTTTGAATCACACCGGGGCGGTCAAAATGCGGGAGGTAGCCGCGTGAGCGCCACCCCGGTGACGGTGAGGGCCGCCGAGACGGCGGCGATCCCGGGGACGGCGGCGTTCCCAGATATTTACTGCGCACCTCGGGATTCACCGGCGGCCGGCCCGCGAACTTGGGCGGAATCTCGATCATGGCTTTGTTAATCAGAACCGCAACCGGATTCAAATCGGAGGCATAAGCTTCCAATCCCAAACGCTGCGCCTCCAACGGCAACGAGCCGCCGCCGGCAAAGGGATCATGAAAGGCCGGCAGCTTTTCCGGATTGAACAACTCCGCGGCGCGGGGATGGTTCTTGTTTTCCTCGCAGGTCAGCCGCCAGCTCTTCCAAATTTCCTCGCGCGCCTGCTTTAGTACCCCTTCGTTGGTGGTGTTCTCCCACAGCACCAGTTGCTCGATGAGACGAAACAAGCGCTGCCGCTCTTTTTCCTGCGCTTCCTCGGTCGGAAATAGTTCCGGATGGCTCGAGGGATCATCCACCATCTGGCTAAAGATCACGGCGCGCGCCGCTGCCAACGGTCGCCTCGCCCACCACAAATGCAGTGTGCTCGGATGCCCATGCCGGATCGACTTCTCCCGCGCCGACGCCTTGTTGATGGCTTCGAGCGGGAGGGCGACTTCGATGAGTTTTTTGCGGTGAGGTATTTGATCGCTCACTTTTCTTTTTCCTTTCGTGGTTTCATGCGAACGCGCCCCATCTGCTCGATCAGCCCGGCAGCCTTCATGACGCAATCGAGGCTTATCGACGGAGTTTCAGCCTTTTCTTTCATATACCCGGCAAGATATTGATCAGATGGATTATCGATACCCAAACGCTTACAAACCAAGTAACAAACCGACTCGGCCTCAAACTCACAAGTTTTATGAGGCAACCCTCGACGGTCCGGCCACCAGGTGCTGTTTGGAGTTCCCAAGTGGCCGCAGTACAAATGGGCAAGCTCATGCACAAGCGTTGCGTATTCCGCTTCGGCAGAATGTTTGGCGTTCAACAGAAGCTCGTAGCGCAGAGGCACGCGTACGTATTCCGGTTCGGGCAGCGACTTGATCGGAAAGTGCAGGTATTTTCCGGATTGTGCCGTACTGATCACGCCCGCGCTTTGTGAACCCGCCTCGCGTTCGGTGATATTGACGCCATCCCTTTTTGCATTCTCTATCGTTTTTGTTAGCTCGTTACCAATCTTACCTTTCTTCACTTCGAAAGGCTGAACGACATCACGCGGAAGCGGGGGCGCGCTATTTTCAGGCTCCGTGTCACTGACATCGAAGACAAACATGACTGGCCCCATTGGTTGCAGGATGACGAGGGCTCGAGCACCGGCCTTGATTCGGCGATGGTAGTCATTAAGCCAACGATGCGGCGACGCGATGAACGTTGCTCCCGCCATCTGAATATGCACGAGCATGGCATTAAACGGCGAATAAAACCGAAACCGCGCAACGAAGTCGAGCAATTCACGGTATGCCTCGCTGGACTTGTACTGGCGGGCGAGACTAAAAAGCTCATCCAATGCTCTATGCCGGTGTTGCGATCCCACTTTGCAGCTGGAGACATGTCCTCAAAGAAGTTTCCTTGCATAATTTCTCGCGATGAATCATCAAGCCCTGTCTGGCAAGCGTTTTATATAACATAGCGAGATTGCGGTGGAATTGCGTTTTAATTGGGCCGAATTGCGTTTTAGCCGCTTCACGGCCGGCCTTATAGAATAGGCACTTAACATGAATTATACAGCAGAATTGCGTTATTTATTGCTCAGATTTGCGTTTTTGTCCGACCGAAAACCAGCGGCCGGCCTTGGTGTATCCTTTGACCAAGACTTGACCATCTCGCTTTAACTCGCGTAGCAGGGTGCCTATCTGGTGACGGCTTAAGCCCGGGAGTACCTGCTGGAGTTCTTCAAGTCTCGTCCCTGTCTTACCCGAGTCCTCGATG
This genomic interval from Cytophagia bacterium CHB2 contains the following:
- a CDS encoding type II toxin-antitoxin system VapC family toxin; translation: METAKSPCRHAETQRIGQRRSGCRSPGRTGKGSLIVNQYVLDTSALLSFIEDEEGSNEVESLLQKALDDEAVLYISTVSCIEVFYVTWQQQGKEVATERLRLIDDLMLIQEPVDSQITKVVGEIKATKTMSFADCCIAGLAKFKQATLVHKDPEYEQIEHEIKQLKLPYKPKKQPN
- a CDS encoding DUF1156 domain-containing protein, with protein sequence MSDQIPHRKKLIEVALPLEAINKASAREKSIRHGHPSTLHLWWARRPLAAARAVIFSQMVDDPSSHPELFPTEEAQEKERQRLFRLIEQLVLWENTTNEGVLKQAREEIWKSWRLTCEENKNHPRAAELFNPEKLPAFHDPFAGGGSLPLEAQRLGLEAYASDLNPVAVLINKAMIEIPPKFAGRPPVNPEVRSKYLGTPPSPGSPPSRRPSPSPGWRSRGYLPHFDRPGVIQTLSFRLADAVPESVIAKWEQELHWIKGLPATDSRAVELRKRIDKYEDAGHGACWLRDERIAKLVEDALLHFDGQRYRLIAWCIMPNHVHAMIETFEGWGLDSILHSWKSFTAHRANELLGRSGEFWMREYFDRFIRDEQHYQNAVAYIENNPVKARLVAEADEWRWSSAWGGRKSDAGGTPAVPDTGGTPAVPDTGGTPVFPGFWRGAQGLAEDVRYYGKWMRDEAEKRIGHLYPKIEITAEMAKERPDLKPLVGKKLTVIAWLWARTVKSPNPAFAHVDVPLASTFMLSTKPGKEAYVEPVILGTPGTQASGLQNANADERNADGTSALPGYRFTVKVGKPKDVEAAKNGTKLARANFRCIMSGTPISGDYIKAEGKAKRMGARLMAIVAEGDRGRVYLSPTPEHEEVAQKAKPTWRPEGEIATRMTGGNCTPYGLTSWGDLFTPRQLVALTTFSDLVQEAREQVKRDAIAAGLPDDGVGLNDGGVGAKTYAEAVGVYLGFVVDKCSDYWSAICSWHTSGEKMRNTFGRQAIPMVWDYTEANPLCDSTGNFMAMVDWTWKAAETTPAQTRGYSQQADASIQLLSKDRIVSTDPPYYDNIGYADLSDFFYVWLRRSLQPLFQELFATVAVPKAEELVATPYRHGSKEKAESFFLDGMTQAMHRLAEQAHPQFPVTIYYAFKQSETESAEGTSSTGWETFLDAVIRAGFAVSGTWPMRTELSNRMIGSGTNALASSIVLVCRKRAENATTATRREFLTALKNELPEALRRLQGLRKSPGTPASRRNAEATGTVAIPAVSGIAPVDLAQAAIGPGMAVYTRYAKVLDAEGKPLTVREALALINQTLDEVLAEQEGDFDADSRFALAWFEQSGFDEGEFGVADVLARAKNTSVAGMAEAGILKSSRGKVRLLKPSELPTNWDPANDARLTAWEMVHQLIRSLESGGEGAAAVLAARLGGKAEVARELAYRLYTICERKKRAAEALSYNALVQSWPEIMRLARDGGKPQAEQTSIFGKD